The following coding sequences are from one Rhineura floridana isolate rRhiFlo1 chromosome 2, rRhiFlo1.hap2, whole genome shotgun sequence window:
- the LOC133376063 gene encoding keratinocyte-associated protein 3-like, with translation MAQVFDSSGLFTPGPPSLPAEAGCRAQRLARSGISLVVLGHLTLVLGAIIHGALLRHVAWPAHTITLEYAMANVVAVASGLLSIAAGVLAILVSRSFSHRYLPWILVVIALANVLISGACCVGLALAISLTVVNSGRHLFTGCNSSALPADARTVITNECPFDTTRIYDTALVLWLPSLLMAAVEAGLSAWCCIASLSLCGIGPSSASYKVALLQAAAPQEVAAEEGSEGEPHHQPLVEMDEEECCL, from the exons ATGGCCCAAGTGTTTGACAGTAGTGGCCTCTTCACTCCAGGG cctccctccctccctgcagaggcGGGCTGCAGAGCCCAGCGGCTAGCTCGCAGCGGCATCTCGCTGGTGGTCCTGGGCCACTTGACCTtggtgctgggggccatcatccacGGCGCCCTCCTGCGCCACGTGGCCTGGCCCGCGCACACCATCACATTGGAGTACGCCATGGCTAATGTCGTTGCGGTGGCTTCTGGGCTCTTGAGCATTGCTGCCGGCGTCCTGGCGATCCTGGTGTCCCGGAGCTTCTCCCACCGTTACCTGCCTTGGATCCTGGTTGTTATCGCCCTGGCAAATGTCCTGATCTCAGGAGCCTGCTGCGTGGGGCTGGCACTTGCCATCTCCCTCACTGTTGTCAACAGTGGCCGTCATCTCTTTACCGGTTGCAACAGTTCTGCCCTTCCAGCTGATGCCCGCACTGTGATAACAAACGAGTGCCCTTTTGACACTACCCGCATCTATGACACAGCCctggtcctctggcttccttccttgttgatggcagcagtggaagccggtttgtctgcctggtgttgcatagcctccctctctctctgtggaattggcccctcttcagcctcctacaaagtggccctgcttcaggcagctgccccacaggaggtggctgctgaagaaggctctgaaggggagcctcaccaccagcctctggttgaaatggacgaggaagagtgctgcctttga